In Panthera leo isolate Ple1 chromosome E3, P.leo_Ple1_pat1.1, whole genome shotgun sequence, a genomic segment contains:
- the MRPS17 gene encoding 28S ribosomal protein S17, mitochondrial isoform X1 yields the protein MGAAVAEGESRDARCRRVRAWKQGDQSHIMSVVRSSVHAKWIVGKVIGTAMQKTAKVRVTRLVLDPYLLKYFNKRKTYFAHDALQQCTVGDIVLLKALPVPRTKHVKHELAEIVFKVGQVIDPVTGKPCAGTTYLESPVSLETTRLTKNLEELNSSLAQ from the exons ATGGGAGCCGCTGTTGCGGAGGGTGAATCCCGGGACGCAAGGTGTCGTCGGGTTAGAGCCTGGAAGCAAG gtgaTCAAAGCCACATAATGTCAGTAGTTCGTTCATCCGTCCATGCCAAATGGATCGTGGGGAAGGTGATTGGGACAGCAATGCAAAAAACAGCTAAAGTGAGGGTGACCAGGCTTGTTTTGGATCCCTACTTATTAAAG TATTTTAATAAACGAAAAACCTACTTTGCTCATGATGCTCTTCAGCAGTGCACAGTTGGGGATATCGTGCTTCTCAAAGCTCTACCTGTCCCACGAACAAAGCATGTGAAACATGAACTGGCCGAGATCGTTTTCAAAGTTGGACAAGTCATAGATCCAGTGACCGGAAAACCCTGTGCAGGAACTACCTACCTGGAAAGCCCAGTCAGCTTGGAAACTACCCGCTTAACCAAAAATCTGGAAGAACTGAATAGCTCTTTAGCACAGTGA
- the MRPS17 gene encoding 28S ribosomal protein S17, mitochondrial isoform X2 has protein sequence MSVVRSSVHAKWIVGKVIGTAMQKTAKVRVTRLVLDPYLLKYFNKRKTYFAHDALQQCTVGDIVLLKALPVPRTKHVKHELAEIVFKVGQVIDPVTGKPCAGTTYLESPVSLETTRLTKNLEELNSSLAQ, from the exons ATGTCAGTAGTTCGTTCATCCGTCCATGCCAAATGGATCGTGGGGAAGGTGATTGGGACAGCAATGCAAAAAACAGCTAAAGTGAGGGTGACCAGGCTTGTTTTGGATCCCTACTTATTAAAG TATTTTAATAAACGAAAAACCTACTTTGCTCATGATGCTCTTCAGCAGTGCACAGTTGGGGATATCGTGCTTCTCAAAGCTCTACCTGTCCCACGAACAAAGCATGTGAAACATGAACTGGCCGAGATCGTTTTCAAAGTTGGACAAGTCATAGATCCAGTGACCGGAAAACCCTGTGCAGGAACTACCTACCTGGAAAGCCCAGTCAGCTTGGAAACTACCCGCTTAACCAAAAATCTGGAAGAACTGAATAGCTCTTTAGCACAGTGA